In one Corallococcus sp. EGB genomic region, the following are encoded:
- a CDS encoding DMT family transporter, whose translation MSSVLVVTPAVKSAPRWKVSLAYATCFLLWGSTWAAVKVGLEDLPPLRFVGTRMLVAGLALLPFARSRGTALGGGTGWRIAGLGVLQLAVPFGMLFVAQQWIPSSWSALLFSTFPVWLLLVGRIVFPEQLLTPRKLLAAGLGLAGVVALQHRELVSLSFSGQVVLGCAMTLFAASVVAVANVLVRRHMTHVPPHLLVLVQSMSSSVLLLSASALLEWNQPAHWTLKAVGALLYLALGGTVLTYQCLYWLLPRISLAALGAMALLDTLVAVTLGVAFLGEPLTPSLMTGGVLILTAAALANRDEAPEVKAPPEAPPAA comes from the coding sequence ATGTCGTCCGTGCTCGTCGTGACCCCGGCCGTGAAGTCCGCGCCGCGGTGGAAGGTGTCCCTGGCCTACGCCACCTGCTTCCTCCTCTGGGGCTCCACGTGGGCCGCCGTGAAGGTGGGGCTGGAGGACCTGCCGCCCCTGCGCTTCGTGGGCACGCGCATGCTGGTGGCCGGGCTGGCGTTGCTGCCCTTCGCGCGCTCGCGCGGGACGGCGCTGGGGGGTGGCACCGGGTGGCGCATCGCGGGGCTGGGCGTGCTCCAGTTGGCGGTGCCCTTCGGGATGCTCTTCGTGGCGCAGCAGTGGATCCCATCCAGCTGGTCCGCGCTCCTCTTCTCCACCTTCCCCGTGTGGCTGCTGCTGGTGGGCCGCATCGTCTTTCCGGAGCAGCTCCTCACCCCGCGCAAGCTCCTGGCCGCGGGGCTGGGCCTGGCGGGCGTGGTGGCGCTCCAGCACCGGGAGCTGGTGTCGCTCAGCTTCTCCGGGCAGGTGGTGCTGGGCTGCGCGATGACGCTGTTCGCGGCGTCGGTGGTGGCGGTGGCCAACGTGCTGGTGCGCCGGCACATGACGCACGTGCCGCCGCACCTGCTCGTGCTGGTGCAGTCGATGAGCAGCTCGGTGCTGCTCCTGTCCGCGTCCGCGTTGCTGGAGTGGAACCAGCCGGCGCACTGGACCCTGAAGGCGGTGGGCGCGTTGCTGTACCTGGCGCTGGGCGGGACGGTGCTCACCTACCAGTGCCTGTACTGGCTGCTGCCGCGCATCTCGCTGGCGGCGCTGGGCGCCATGGCGCTGCTGGACACGCTGGTGGCGGTGACGCTGGGCGTGGCCTTCCTGGGTGAGCCGCTCACGCCGTCCCTGATGACGGGCGGCGTGCTCATCCTCACGGCGGCGGCGCTCGCCAACCGCGACGAGGCTCCGGAGGTGAAGGCACCTCCAGAGGCCCCTCCCGCGGCGTGA
- the ligD gene encoding DNA ligase D, producing MKTSDTQRRLRRYRTKRDFQLTPEPSPDRVAPRSEAPLFVIHKHDATRLHYDLRLEIGGVLVSWAIPKGPSHDPSVKRLAVQTEDHPRSYADFEGHIPDEQYGGGDSLLWESGTFEVVPPGDAEAQLKRGHLEVVLHGAKLQGRWHLIRTRPRGGKAQWLFFKAKDEYARASYDVTVERPESVKSGQVETHGPHKPGVLRNKKPAAPVRTVPGPRLRKSVRKPAKAARPPATPEKLLERVWPPMLARLAVSDEVHDETHAYEVKYDGFRAVCAITHGKLAFQSRRGNDLSGRFARLSAALRELPVKDVVVDGEIVALDAKGRSRFQILQNTEEGAEQRFIAFDLLWLDGEDLRERPYTERRARLEQLMAGARLPLQLSEKVDLPLSRALLEARRKGWEGLIAKRKDSPYTGTRSGDWLKLKVVAGQEVVILGYLPIKNEKAKSEIGALRVGVRGRDGFHDVGKVGTGYTSKDRRELRWLLDATRTKEPAAVDAPTNTDTVWVKPKYVAQVNFTEWTKDGRLRHPVFQGLRSDKVPQEVVREHPAPIEGAARRGSRRAPVQASARTAARKAPAAKTATRGRSSRAPAVELTHGDRVLFPESGLTKADVFAYYEQVAPLLVPVLEDRPLAHQQWPAGIQAPGFFRHELSGIPSWMPTLRVRHEDKTLRHVNVKNASALLWLANQSALTLHMWLSHAPRLAQPDFVVFDLDPGEGGWKDVVKVATLLHARLDELGLKAFPKTSGKRGLHVLVPLAPGHTYARTQAFADARARELAEELGDIATTERSIRERGGRLYIDAGQNARGKTVVAPYSLRAVEGAPFSAPLEWSEVNGRLDPYRFRLKTLKKRLDAVGDLFAPVRRVKQVLPDG from the coding sequence GTGAAGACCTCCGACACGCAGAGGCGGCTGCGCCGCTACCGGACGAAGCGCGACTTCCAGCTCACCCCGGAGCCCTCTCCAGACAGGGTGGCGCCAAGGTCGGAGGCCCCCCTCTTCGTCATCCACAAGCACGACGCCACGCGGTTGCACTACGACCTGCGGCTGGAGATAGGCGGCGTCCTGGTGAGCTGGGCCATCCCCAAGGGTCCCAGCCACGACCCTTCCGTGAAGCGGCTCGCGGTCCAGACGGAGGACCACCCACGCTCCTACGCGGACTTCGAGGGCCACATCCCGGACGAGCAGTACGGCGGCGGGGATTCACTGCTGTGGGAGTCCGGCACCTTCGAGGTCGTGCCTCCCGGCGACGCTGAAGCCCAGCTGAAGCGCGGGCACCTGGAGGTCGTGCTGCACGGCGCGAAGCTCCAGGGGCGCTGGCACCTCATCCGCACCCGTCCGCGCGGCGGCAAGGCGCAGTGGCTCTTCTTCAAGGCGAAGGACGAGTACGCCCGGGCCAGCTACGACGTCACCGTGGAGCGCCCCGAGTCCGTGAAGAGCGGGCAGGTGGAGACGCATGGGCCCCACAAGCCCGGGGTGCTGCGCAACAAGAAGCCCGCGGCGCCCGTGCGCACGGTCCCCGGGCCCCGCCTGCGCAAGAGCGTGCGCAAGCCCGCGAAGGCGGCCCGTCCACCGGCCACGCCGGAGAAGCTGCTGGAGCGCGTGTGGCCCCCCATGCTGGCGCGGCTGGCGGTGTCCGACGAGGTGCATGACGAAACGCACGCCTACGAGGTGAAGTACGACGGCTTCCGCGCGGTGTGCGCCATCACGCACGGGAAGCTCGCCTTCCAGAGCCGCCGGGGCAATGACCTGTCGGGCCGCTTCGCCCGGCTCTCCGCCGCGCTGCGCGAGCTGCCCGTGAAGGACGTCGTCGTGGATGGGGAGATTGTCGCGCTCGACGCGAAGGGCCGCTCGCGCTTCCAGATCCTCCAGAACACGGAGGAGGGCGCGGAGCAGCGCTTCATCGCCTTCGACCTGCTGTGGCTGGACGGCGAGGACCTGCGCGAGCGTCCCTACACGGAGCGCCGCGCGCGCTTGGAGCAGTTGATGGCCGGGGCTCGGCTGCCCCTCCAGCTCTCCGAGAAGGTGGACCTGCCGCTGTCGCGCGCCCTGCTGGAGGCGCGGCGCAAGGGATGGGAGGGGCTCATCGCGAAGCGCAAGGACTCGCCGTACACGGGCACGCGCTCCGGGGACTGGCTGAAGCTGAAGGTGGTCGCGGGCCAGGAGGTCGTCATCCTGGGCTACCTGCCCATCAAGAACGAGAAGGCGAAGTCGGAGATTGGCGCGCTGCGCGTGGGCGTGCGCGGCAGGGACGGCTTCCACGACGTGGGCAAGGTGGGCACGGGCTACACGTCGAAGGACCGCCGCGAGCTGCGCTGGCTGCTGGATGCCACTCGCACGAAGGAGCCCGCCGCCGTGGACGCGCCCACGAACACGGACACCGTCTGGGTGAAGCCGAAGTACGTGGCCCAGGTGAACTTCACCGAGTGGACGAAGGATGGCCGCCTGCGCCACCCCGTGTTCCAGGGCCTGCGCAGCGACAAGGTCCCGCAGGAGGTCGTGCGCGAACACCCCGCCCCCATCGAGGGCGCCGCGCGCCGGGGCTCACGCCGCGCGCCGGTGCAGGCCTCCGCGCGCACCGCGGCCCGGAAGGCGCCCGCCGCGAAGACGGCGACGCGTGGAAGGTCCTCCCGCGCGCCGGCAGTGGAGCTCACGCACGGCGACCGCGTCCTGTTCCCGGAGTCCGGGCTGACGAAGGCGGACGTGTTCGCGTACTACGAGCAGGTGGCGCCGCTGCTGGTGCCCGTGCTCGAGGACCGCCCCCTGGCCCACCAGCAGTGGCCCGCGGGCATCCAGGCCCCTGGCTTCTTCCGGCACGAGCTGTCCGGCATCCCGTCGTGGATGCCCACGCTGCGCGTGCGCCACGAGGACAAGACGCTGCGCCACGTGAACGTGAAGAACGCGTCCGCGCTCCTGTGGCTCGCCAACCAGTCCGCGCTCACGCTGCACATGTGGCTGTCCCACGCGCCCCGGCTGGCGCAGCCGGACTTCGTGGTGTTCGACCTGGACCCCGGTGAGGGCGGCTGGAAGGACGTGGTGAAGGTGGCCACCCTGCTGCACGCGCGCCTGGACGAGCTGGGGCTCAAGGCCTTCCCGAAGACGTCCGGCAAGCGGGGCCTGCACGTGCTGGTGCCGCTGGCTCCGGGCCACACGTACGCGCGCACGCAGGCCTTCGCGGACGCGCGGGCGCGCGAGCTGGCGGAGGAGCTGGGCGACATCGCCACCACGGAGCGCTCCATCCGCGAGCGCGGCGGGCGGCTCTACATCGACGCGGGGCAGAACGCGCGCGGCAAGACGGTGGTGGCGCCCTATTCCCTGCGCGCCGTGGAGGGCGCGCCCTTCTCCGCGCCGCTCGAGTGGAGCGAGGTGAACGGCCGCCTGGACCCGTACCGCTTCCGCCTGAAGACTCTGAAGAAGCGCCTGGACGCCGTGGGGGACCTGTTCGCCCCCGTGCGCCGGGTCAAGCAGGTGCTGCCAGACGGGTGA
- a CDS encoding PA2169 family four-helix-bundle protein yields MADKSEVARLHSLAQLDADAVGAYDVAIARIGPALVRERLNSFRADHLRHVQDLNALILHFGAEPVTLRPDLKGSAMKGLTAMTGLMGTEATLWAMLGNEELFDRAYELALQFEWSPEVKALIRRHREDERRHGTWIRDAVRTRPWAERRIPSFLDTAEMGA; encoded by the coding sequence ATGGCTGACAAATCCGAAGTGGCGCGCCTGCACAGCCTGGCGCAGCTCGATGCCGACGCCGTGGGCGCGTACGACGTGGCCATTGCCCGTATCGGCCCCGCGCTGGTGCGCGAGCGCCTCAACAGCTTCCGTGCGGACCACCTGCGTCACGTGCAGGACCTCAACGCGCTCATCCTGCACTTCGGGGCGGAGCCGGTGACGCTGCGCCCGGACCTGAAGGGCTCGGCGATGAAGGGCCTGACGGCGATGACGGGGCTGATGGGGACGGAGGCGACGCTGTGGGCCATGCTCGGCAACGAGGAGCTGTTCGACCGGGCCTATGAGCTGGCGCTCCAGTTCGAGTGGTCTCCGGAGGTGAAGGCCCTCATCCGCCGGCACCGCGAGGACGAGCGGCGCCACGGGACCTGGATCCGCGACGCGGTGCGCACCCGTCCCTGGGCGGAGCGCCGGATTCCCTCCTTCCTGGACACCGCCGAAATGGGCGCCTGA
- the hutF gene encoding formimidoylglutamate deiminase yields MSDITVYQPDLLFVEGRFHEGRALAVGADGRILAKVPEGARVERLAGRALLPGLVNGHSHAFQRLIRGRTEYVATAGGQDDFWSWREAMYRAAEALTPEEIHVASRQVFLEMVLAGITTVGEFHYLHHQPDGTPYADRNALAHAVIRAATDVGLRICLLRVGYARAGFNVPPNPRQRRFIDADVDAFLSTTQALAHAVRGDPRVNVGFAPHSIRAVSRDWLTQVARAAPASMPIHMHVAEQPKEIEACLAEHGCRPVELVSDVGLLGPRFTAVHGVHLSENEVALLGRAEATVCACPSTERNLGDGIVPADALVKAGASVSFGSDSQTVVDLLDEARQLEQHLRLVRLRRAVLDPGTGTLDGLAARLFDMATVQGARSLGMGTGTLAPGASADFFTVDVNHPSLVGAGPTSLLPGIVFGAAGGAVRDVAVAGRLVVRDGRHPLTEESGRAFQQLARRLYP; encoded by the coding sequence GTGAGCGACATCACTGTCTACCAACCCGACTTGCTCTTCGTGGAAGGGCGTTTCCACGAAGGCCGTGCGCTGGCGGTGGGCGCGGATGGCCGGATCCTCGCCAAGGTACCCGAGGGCGCGCGCGTGGAGCGGCTCGCGGGGCGGGCGCTGCTGCCGGGACTGGTCAACGGCCACTCGCACGCGTTCCAGCGGCTCATCCGCGGGCGCACCGAGTACGTGGCCACCGCCGGCGGACAGGACGACTTCTGGTCCTGGCGCGAGGCGATGTACCGCGCCGCGGAGGCGCTCACGCCGGAGGAGATCCACGTCGCCTCGCGCCAGGTGTTCCTGGAGATGGTGCTCGCGGGCATCACCACGGTGGGCGAGTTCCACTACCTGCACCACCAGCCGGACGGGACGCCCTACGCGGACCGCAACGCGCTGGCGCACGCGGTCATCCGCGCGGCCACGGACGTGGGCCTGCGCATCTGCCTGCTGCGGGTGGGCTACGCGCGCGCGGGCTTCAACGTGCCCCCGAACCCGCGCCAGCGCCGCTTCATCGACGCGGACGTGGACGCGTTCTTGTCCACCACGCAGGCGCTGGCCCACGCGGTGCGCGGCGACCCGCGGGTGAACGTCGGGTTCGCGCCGCACAGCATTCGCGCGGTGTCGCGGGACTGGCTGACGCAGGTGGCTCGCGCCGCGCCTGCCAGCATGCCCATCCACATGCACGTGGCGGAGCAGCCGAAGGAGATTGAGGCGTGCCTCGCGGAGCACGGCTGCCGTCCGGTGGAGCTGGTGTCGGACGTGGGCCTCCTGGGGCCGCGCTTCACGGCCGTGCACGGCGTGCATCTGTCGGAGAACGAGGTGGCGCTGCTCGGCCGCGCGGAGGCCACGGTGTGCGCGTGCCCGTCCACGGAGCGCAACCTGGGGGACGGCATCGTTCCGGCGGACGCGCTGGTGAAGGCCGGAGCGAGCGTGAGCTTCGGCTCGGACAGCCAGACGGTGGTGGACCTGCTGGACGAGGCGCGTCAGCTGGAGCAGCACCTGCGGCTGGTGCGGCTGCGCCGCGCGGTGCTGGACCCGGGGACGGGGACGCTGGACGGACTGGCGGCGCGGCTCTTCGACATGGCCACGGTGCAGGGCGCACGGAGTCTGGGGATGGGCACGGGCACGCTGGCGCCGGGCGCGTCCGCGGACTTCTTCACGGTGGATGTGAACCATCCGTCGCTGGTGGGCGCGGGGCCCACGTCGCTCCTGCCGGGCATCGTCTTCGGGGCGGCGGGTGGGGCGGTTCGCGACGTCGCGGTGGCGGGCCGGCTCGTGGTCCGGGACGGCCGCCATCCGCTGACGGAGGAGAGCGGCCGGGCCTTCCAGCAGCTCGCCCGGCGCCTCTACCCGTAG
- the argE gene encoding acetylornithine deacetylase: MSDTLPALRATLAELVALDTTSSRPNAPLIDYAQARLEAAGFTAERQHYTDDAGVAKVNLIARKGDADRAALALVGHSDCVPYDAAWTDALRLTERDGKLYGRGACDTKGFIACALHTATRKDLPKLDAPLLVILTADEEVGLVGAKKLVSAGLGRARHAIVGEPTRLIPVRANKGYCLAEVEVLGKEGHSAYPELGASAIFRAGRFLQKLETLANTVLREDRDEGFQPPFTTVNVGLIQGGKAKNVLPGSCRFTVEWRPIPGQAAERVPELMEHIRQELTRDEPAYEARIKVLRMDRGVHTRGDADVVRFLEQVSGNASETVSFGTEAPQLTELGAEAVVFGPGDIRVAHQTGEFVPMEDLVRCEAALTQAVARFCTGG; this comes from the coding sequence ATGAGCGACACGCTGCCCGCGCTGCGGGCCACCCTGGCGGAACTGGTGGCGCTGGACACCACGTCCTCGCGCCCCAACGCGCCCCTCATCGACTACGCCCAGGCGCGCCTGGAGGCCGCGGGCTTCACCGCCGAGCGCCAGCACTACACCGACGACGCGGGCGTGGCGAAGGTCAACCTCATCGCCCGGAAGGGCGACGCTGACCGCGCCGCGCTGGCCCTGGTGGGCCACTCCGACTGCGTGCCCTACGACGCCGCCTGGACGGACGCGCTGCGCCTCACCGAGCGCGACGGCAAGCTCTATGGCCGCGGCGCCTGTGACACCAAGGGCTTCATCGCGTGCGCGCTGCACACCGCCACCCGCAAGGACCTGCCGAAGCTGGACGCGCCCCTGCTCGTCATCCTCACCGCGGATGAAGAGGTGGGCCTCGTGGGCGCCAAGAAGCTGGTGTCGGCGGGCCTGGGCCGCGCGAGGCACGCCATCGTCGGCGAGCCCACGCGCCTCATCCCCGTGCGCGCCAACAAGGGCTACTGCCTGGCGGAGGTGGAGGTGCTGGGCAAGGAAGGCCACAGCGCGTACCCGGAGCTGGGCGCGTCCGCCATCTTCCGCGCCGGCCGCTTCCTCCAGAAGCTGGAGACGCTGGCGAACACCGTCCTGCGCGAGGACCGCGACGAGGGCTTCCAACCGCCCTTCACCACGGTGAACGTGGGCCTCATCCAGGGCGGCAAGGCGAAGAACGTCCTGCCCGGCTCCTGCCGCTTCACCGTGGAATGGCGCCCCATCCCCGGCCAGGCCGCCGAGCGCGTCCCCGAGCTGATGGAGCACATCCGCCAGGAACTCACGCGCGACGAGCCCGCCTACGAGGCGCGCATCAAGGTGCTGCGCATGGACCGGGGCGTCCACACGCGCGGCGACGCGGACGTGGTGCGCTTCCTGGAGCAGGTCAGTGGCAACGCGTCCGAAACGGTGTCCTTCGGCACGGAGGCCCCGCAGCTCACGGAGCTGGGCGCGGAGGCCGTGGTGTTCGGCCCCGGCGACATCCGCGTCGCGCACCAGACGGGCGAGTTCGTCCCCATGGAGGACCTGGTCCGCTGCGAGGCCGCCCTCACGCAGGCCGTGGCCCGCTTCTGCACGGGCGGCTGA
- a CDS encoding DUF2652 domain-containing protein, with the protein MAIEKALLLIADIGGYTRFMRQHRFGLAHAQDTVARLLEAVIDASGRFKLAKLEGDAAFFYAVGEDAAPVANQVAAIRRAFLERREQLALDRMCSCDGCTQVGGLTLKFVAHAGEVAFQKVKHLTELAGVDVILVHRMLKNDVPVREYVLMTDAVHQRLEPELRQLSQGLEHDFEGMGRTPTHYIDLGALVTSVPAPRPSLLRKLWHKLTMELRSLKYVLGFQEACQGFRNVEVVDAASEKP; encoded by the coding sequence ATGGCCATTGAGAAGGCGCTGTTGCTCATCGCGGACATCGGTGGCTACACCCGCTTCATGCGGCAGCACCGCTTCGGGCTGGCGCACGCGCAGGACACGGTGGCGCGGCTGCTGGAGGCCGTCATCGACGCGTCCGGCCGGTTCAAGCTGGCGAAGCTCGAAGGGGACGCGGCCTTCTTCTACGCCGTGGGCGAGGACGCCGCGCCCGTGGCGAATCAGGTCGCGGCCATCCGCCGGGCCTTCCTGGAGCGCCGGGAGCAGCTCGCGCTGGACCGGATGTGCTCGTGCGACGGGTGCACGCAGGTGGGCGGCCTGACGCTCAAGTTCGTGGCCCACGCCGGCGAGGTGGCCTTCCAGAAGGTGAAGCACCTCACGGAGCTGGCGGGGGTGGACGTCATCCTCGTGCACCGGATGCTGAAGAACGACGTGCCCGTGCGCGAGTACGTCCTGATGACGGACGCGGTGCACCAGCGGCTGGAGCCGGAGCTGCGCCAGCTCAGCCAGGGGCTGGAGCACGACTTCGAGGGCATGGGCCGCACGCCGACCCACTACATCGACCTGGGCGCGCTGGTGACGAGCGTGCCCGCGCCGCGACCCAGCCTGCTGCGCAAGCTGTGGCACAAGCTGACGATGGAGCTGCGCTCGCTGAAGTACGTGCTCGGCTTCCAGGAGGCGTGCCAGGGCTTCCGCAACGTCGAGGTCGTCGACGCTGCTTCAGAGAAGCCCTGA